acaaacatgcagatttTTGCTTTACAAGACGTTAATTATACtctatcaactgtttggactctcattctgacggcacccattcgctgcatAGGATCcatagtgagcaagtgatgtaacgctacatttcttcaaatgcTTTCCTATGAAGAAACGAACTCATCTACATGTTGGATGACCtgaaggtgagtacattttcaagtaatttcgacttttgggtgaactcttcctgtaaaggttcttaatggaaccactGAGAGTGTGACTATCCAATGGAGTTCTGTTTTGATTTCACAGAGTGTGATGcgttcttaaaaataaatagtgCAATAGGAGGTTTTCATAGCAATGCCATAAAAGATCCATTTTAGGTacactaaagaaccttttttcttAGGAATTTTTAATATTCCTAAGAAATGtatttccactataaagaacctttttgtgcATTGGAAAGTTTCCATGGGATAAGGACTAGTTCATTCAAAAATtgaaagatgtagatgagttttttttttcgtcatcagaacagatttatgATAAATTtaccattacatcacttgctcacaagcTGATcgtctggagtgaatgggtgccgtcagaatgtgagtctaaacagttgataaaaacattacaacaatccacaagtaatccacatctgAAGCGAAAAGATGTGtaattgtaagaaacaaatttatcattatggcattttaactttaaaccattgcttctggctaaaataccaGTCTATAATGCATAATAACGCTTCCAGTCAAAAATCAAAGATtagtttagagctgttttggactgttttcactcgAACTGTGCATATTGATTCAGAGTTTTTTACTGGAAAAAGATGTCTTAAAAATGTCTTAGggcatttgtttcttacaaacatgcagcattttgcttcacaagacattaactggTGTATTGGAGTGGCGTGGATTATTGTGCTGTTTTTATCAAATGTTtggactctgacggcacccattcactgcagatgatccatagtgagaaagtgatgtaatgATAAATTTCTCCAAATGTGTTCCCAGTAaatacaaactcatctacatcttggatgacttgaaggtgagtaaatgttcatgtaatttagatttttttggtgaactcttCCTTTAAGTTCTTAACCACTGAGAGTGTGACTGTCCAATTGAGTTCTGTTTTGATTTCCGAATTGAATCTATGAAAACAATAATTGATGTGTTGTTGGATGATGCATTCATCATACGTAATTCTTAATAGTTTTTTTGTACAATTACAGAAGTCTCAAGTTAAAACTAGACAAACAAGATGTATCAGAAAGGTGCACCACCCtgaacacaatgaaaatgaaaatggcaGTACGGCCCTATTACTCACCTCCTGAAGAAGGTCAATAAGTTCTCTTCTGCGGTTGCGGCATTTGGCGGCAGCCATTTTGTTACGCTCTCTTCTTCGTCTTATCTTCTCCTCTTCATCTGGAGTGAGCTAATAATGAAGCAATATAACAGTATTTAAAAAACTGGAATAATATATTCTTTCTTTAGCCTACTTTATTGATCTGccattattttttaaagattaatgTAGTTATATATAAAGAAAGAGAACACTGCAGTTTAAAAGTTGTCACAAGTactgaacataaatgtgtgttttgCATTCTGGTTTAAACATCTTGAATTAGcatgtttttttgtgtggaatatACATATACTCATTCAGGCAAAGACCATCTATAGTTTTTAATTTCAAACATTTgttaaacaaaacatttacattttagatATTTGCTATTTTATGAATTAATGCATTTAAGtctatacattaataataataataataataataataataataataataataataataataataataataataaatatgttataatatgttgtattttAAGTATTTGTACCTGTATATTTCTTTTGAAGCTTGATGTAGGTTCACTGGTCTGGTCCAGACTCTCACTTGGCATCACTGGCTCGATTATCCAGCGCAGCTCTTGTCTCGATGTGACTGCATTGACAGTGGCGATAAAAGGGCTTTTGGAAAACTGCATTTCGACCTGGCTGAAAAgaggagagaaaaaaagaaatgtgCGGTAAATGAAATAAGATCAAATGGAAATCATTGCGTTTGTACGTGGGTATATGGTTAAAACATGCGAATTAATTGACCTATACACACCTGACTGAATTATCGCCTCCAGAGATGCAGTTTCGTTCATCTGCGTTCATTCCAGATATCTCCAAATTAAATGATATTTTGCCATGGATTTATCCTGGTTGAAGTGTATTAGTCCCGATGTTGAAATTCCAGTTCCACCCATGCACTTTTCAATCGGTGCAGCAACAGGCATTCACTGGCCTAGTATTATAATCATTTGAATGACGAATGTCTCCTAAAAAGGGCAATTGCGTCAGAGCGTAAGCGTTTCATGGATGTGGAATTACCTTATGTGAGTTACGTCATGTGTTTCCACGCACTAGCGGCACCCATGCTCcagcagggggagaaaaaataataataaataaatagatcaaCATATACATGCTCTATCAGTCTCTTTTATACAGTACTGTTATTAAACTCAAAGTCAACATTATTAAAGGcattattatttgtgaccctggaccacaaaaccagtcataagaagcacaggtgaatactgtatgtagcaatagccaaaattatcgatttttcttttatgccaaaaatcattaggatattattagGATATTAGTGTCATGTTCGATTAAGAtatatttcctactgtaaatatatcaaaacttaatttttgattagtaataatcaagattccagattttcaaatagttgtatctcggccaaatattgtactatcatgacaaacaatacatcaacggaaagctaatttattcagctttcagacccTATATAAATGTCAGtttaataaaattgacccttatgactggttttgtggtccatggtccaatttcataaataaataataattttcaaaaattagaaaataaatctctttttttattactgtagTATTTATacaattcaaaaaataaaaattttggggttttgcctttattatgatacaACAGTACAGAGCAGACAGGAAGTAAAATAGGGACccgatcgggaaaggtcctcgaatctggattcgaactcgggacgcTTAATGCATCGTTATATGTCGGCGCACTTGCCCACTACACTGTGAAAAACTGACAGTGAATTTAacgtaaaaactgtaaaaatgctatggtaaaaacctgtgaaatgattaacggtaagttccccttctatacggtgaaaaactgtgttggacattgcatgtaattttatggtAATAGGCTACACTGTTTTTTgaagtgaataaccgtaaattgacattcccagaattccctgtgtttcattttttaattgaatgtttttttgttgaaataactttttcttcttagatttttcttggcagttttatacattagggttgtatgttacatataatgttgttaaattactgtgttttgcagtatttcagttttatgtgtgttaccatgatggtgtttactgTTTGTGTGAAtaacactgtgcaccttctatataggTCATTATTTAAAACTTCCTGATGATGGACTTTGGCTCATCGCACTATGATATCATCACcccctgcttttggtggttatcaatGTGTTACAAACGTACAAAACAGATATCAGTATTTCAGTAGTGCAAAAGGTCGGTATATTACCATTGTATCAgttaaaaaaattcagaaattacGCTATTTACCTGtacatttaagtgaaaaccgtaaaatgtaaaacattgctaccgtattttttaacaataaaactctggtaaccacagctgcaGGTTGTTTACCATAAAttttaaggcttttttttttttacagtgtaggctaTTGGCGCTGACTTATAACAGATCTCAAACcagcattaaaggagtagttcactttcagaacaaaaatttacagataatgtgctcatcccattgtcatccaagatgttcatgtcttctttcttcagttgtaaagaaatggtgttttttgaggaaaatatttcaggatttctctccatatagtggacttctatggttgcccgtgagtttgaacttccaaaatgcagtttaaatgaagcttcaaagggctctaaatgatcccagtcgaggaagaagggtcttatttagcaaaatgattggctattttctaaaaacatttacaatttatatactttttaatctctacacagagtacacacagagctagagaagatgagcatttgaggttaaaaagtatataaattgtattttttttaattaaaaaaaaaatcgttttgttagataagactcttctttccttggctgtgatggtttagagccatttgaacctgcattttggaagtt
The window above is part of the Garra rufa chromosome 13, GarRuf1.0, whole genome shotgun sequence genome. Proteins encoded here:
- the fosl2l gene encoding protein c-Fos, whose protein sequence is MNADERNCISGGDNSVSQVEMQFSKSPFIATVNAVTSRQELRWIIEPVMPSESLDQTSEPTSSFKRNIQLTPDEEEKIRRRRERNKMAAAKCRNRRRELIDLLQEETERLHMEQVMLQRQVSCLQQEKEQLRMLLASHASICTLDKPHSLDSFMSGEHLPSKISITIKQEPLDDVSGSRHLALQLKEKGHDLQ